From the unidentified bacterial endosymbiont genome, one window contains:
- the nhaR gene encoding transcriptional activator NhaR codes for MSHLNYNHLYYFWHVYRQGSVVGAAEALYLTPQTITGQIKALEERLQGKLFKRKGRGIEPSELGELVFRYADKMFTLSQEMLDIVNYRKESNLLFDVGVADALSKRLVSGVLDAAVVEDEQIHLRCFESTHEMLLEQLSQHKLDMIISDCPIDSTQQEGLFSVKIGECGVSFWCITPPEKAFPACLEERRLLVPGRRSMLGRKLQNWFNSQGLKVEILGEFDDAALMKAFGEAHNAIFVAPTLYAHDLYTDRRIAEIGRLDNVMEEYHAIFAERMIQHPAVQRICNRDYSALFTPPAK; via the coding sequence ATGTCACATTTGAACTATAACCATCTTTACTACTTCTGGCACGTCTACAGGCAGGGCTCGGTGGTGGGGGCTGCAGAGGCGCTTTACCTGACACCGCAGACCATCACCGGGCAAATCAAGGCGCTGGAAGAACGTCTTCAGGGCAAGCTGTTCAAGCGCAAGGGCCGTGGGATTGAGCCAAGCGAGTTGGGCGAACTGGTTTTTCGCTACGCGGATAAGATGTTCACCTTAAGCCAGGAGATGCTGGATATCGTTAACTATCGCAAAGAGTCGAACCTGCTCTTTGATGTTGGCGTGGCCGATGCGTTGTCAAAACGGCTGGTGAGCGGCGTACTGGATGCGGCGGTAGTTGAAGATGAGCAAATCCACCTGCGCTGCTTTGAATCCACTCACGAAATGCTGCTGGAGCAGTTAAGCCAGCATAAGCTGGATATGATTATTTCGGATTGCCCTATCGATTCCACACAGCAGGAAGGTCTTTTCTCGGTCAAGATTGGCGAATGCGGCGTAAGTTTCTGGTGTATTACGCCGCCGGAAAAAGCCTTCCCGGCCTGCCTGGAAGAGCGCCGTTTGCTGGTGCCAGGAAGGCGATCCATGCTCGGGCGTAAGCTGCAAAACTGGTTTAACTCGCAGGGCCTGAAAGTAGAGATCCTCGGGGAATTTGACGATGCCGCGCTGATGAAGGCCTTTGGCGAAGCGCACAACGCTATCTTTGTGGCGCCAACGCTGTACGCGCACGACCTCTATACGGATCGCAGGATCGCGGAGATTGGCAGGCTCGATAACGTGATGGAGGAGTATCACGCGATATTTGCCGAAAGAATGATTCAGCACCCGGCGGTGCAGCGCATCTGCAACCGCGACTACTCGGCGCTGTTTACGCCCCCGGCAAAATAA
- the ileS gene encoding isoleucine--tRNA ligase, producing the protein MSDYKSTLNLPETGFPMRGDLARREPGMLARWTDDDLYGIIRAAKKGKKTFILHDGPPYANGSIHIGHSVNKILKDIIVKSKGLTGYDSPYVPGWDCHGLPIELKVEQEFGKPGEKFTAAEFRAKCREYAATQVDGQREDFIRLGVLGDWSHPYLTMDFKTEANIIRALGKIIGNGHLHKGAKPVHWCVDCRSALAEAEVEYYDKTSPSIDVAFEAVDQDAIKAKFGLPGVSGPISLVIWTTTPWTLPANRAISLSGEFEYALVQVEGQAVILAKDLVENVLKRANITDYTVLGTVKGDALELMRFKHPFLDFDVPAILGDHVTLDAGTGAVHTAGGHGPDDYNISLKYGLEIANPVGPDGSYLPGTYPALDGINVFKANDIIVNMLRERGALLHVEKMQHSYPCCWRHKSPIIFRATPQWFISMDQKGLRAQSLKEIKGVQWIPDWGQARIESMVANRPDWCISRQRTWGVPMSLFVHKETQELHPNTLALMEEVAKRVEVDGIQAWWDLDSRDILGADADNYEKVPDTLDVWFDSGSTHSSVVDVRPEFTGHAADMYLEGSDQHRGWFMSSLMISTAMKGKAPYRQVLTHGFTVDGQGRKMSKSIGNTVSPQDVMNKLGADILRLWVASTDYTGEMAVSDEILKRAADSYRRIRNTARFLLANLNGFDPLKDMVKPEEMVVLDRWAVGCAKAAQNDILKAYESYDFHEVVQRLMRFCSVEMGSFYLDIIKDRQYTAKADSVARRSCQTALYHIAEALVRWMAPIMSFTADEIWGYLPGEREKYVFTGEWYEGLFDLSSTEAMNDAFWDELLKVRGEVNKVIEQARADKKVGGSLEAAVTLYAEPELAAKLTALGEELRFVLLTSGAKVADYADASADAQQSELLKGLKIALSKAEGDKCPRCWHYTTDVGQVAEHAEICGRCISNIAGNGEKRKFA; encoded by the coding sequence ATGAGTGACTATAAATCAACCCTGAATTTGCCGGAAACAGGGTTCCCGATGCGCGGCGATCTCGCCAGGCGTGAACCGGGGATGCTGGCGCGTTGGACCGATGATGACCTGTACGGCATCATCCGTGCAGCCAAAAAAGGCAAAAAAACCTTCATTCTGCATGATGGCCCTCCCTATGCGAATGGCAGCATTCATATTGGTCACTCGGTTAACAAGATTCTGAAAGACATTATCGTGAAGTCTAAAGGCCTCACGGGATATGACTCGCCTTACGTTCCGGGCTGGGACTGCCACGGTCTGCCAATCGAACTCAAAGTTGAGCAAGAGTTTGGCAAGCCGGGTGAAAAGTTCACCGCCGCCGAGTTCCGTGCGAAATGCCGTGAATACGCCGCGACGCAGGTTGATGGTCAGCGTGAAGACTTCATCCGTCTGGGCGTGCTGGGCGACTGGTCGCATCCGTACCTGACCATGGACTTCAAAACCGAAGCCAACATCATCCGGGCCCTGGGCAAAATCATCGGTAACGGTCACCTGCACAAAGGCGCGAAGCCGGTGCACTGGTGCGTGGACTGCCGCTCTGCGCTGGCAGAAGCCGAAGTGGAGTATTACGACAAAACGTCTCCTTCTATCGACGTGGCTTTCGAAGCGGTCGATCAGGACGCGATCAAAGCTAAATTCGGTCTGCCTGGCGTAAGCGGCCCGATCTCGCTGGTGATCTGGACCACTACCCCGTGGACCCTGCCGGCGAACCGCGCAATCTCTCTCTCCGGCGAGTTCGAGTACGCGCTGGTACAGGTTGAGGGGCAGGCGGTAATCCTGGCGAAAGATCTGGTAGAAAACGTGCTGAAGCGCGCGAACATCACCGACTACACCGTGCTGGGCACCGTAAAAGGCGACGCGCTTGAGCTGATGCGTTTTAAACACCCGTTCCTGGATTTTGACGTTCCGGCGATCCTGGGCGACCACGTCACGCTGGACGCGGGTACCGGTGCGGTACATACCGCCGGTGGTCACGGTCCTGACGACTACAACATCAGCCTGAAATACGGTCTGGAAATCGCTAACCCGGTTGGCCCGGATGGGTCTTACCTGCCGGGGACTTATCCGGCGCTGGACGGTATTAACGTCTTCAAAGCAAACGACATTATCGTCAACATGCTGCGTGAGCGCGGCGCGCTGCTGCACGTTGAGAAAATGCAGCACAGCTATCCGTGCTGCTGGCGTCACAAGTCGCCGATCATTTTCCGTGCTACCCCGCAGTGGTTTATCAGCATGGATCAAAAAGGCCTGCGTGCGCAGTCTTTGAAAGAGATCAAAGGCGTGCAGTGGATCCCTGACTGGGGCCAGGCGCGTATCGAATCGATGGTGGCTAACCGTCCTGACTGGTGTATCTCCCGTCAGCGTACCTGGGGCGTGCCGATGTCTCTGTTTGTCCACAAAGAGACGCAGGAACTGCATCCGAACACCCTGGCGCTGATGGAAGAAGTGGCTAAGCGTGTAGAAGTCGACGGTATTCAGGCGTGGTGGGATCTCGACTCCCGCGATATCCTGGGCGCTGATGCTGACAACTACGAGAAAGTGCCAGATACTCTGGACGTATGGTTTGACTCTGGTTCAACCCACTCTTCCGTGGTGGACGTGCGTCCTGAGTTTACCGGTCATGCTGCCGATATGTATCTGGAAGGTTCCGACCAACACCGTGGCTGGTTCATGTCATCGCTGATGATCTCCACCGCCATGAAAGGCAAAGCGCCATACCGCCAGGTTCTGACCCACGGCTTCACCGTGGACGGTCAGGGCCGTAAGATGTCCAAATCTATCGGTAACACCGTCTCTCCACAGGATGTGATGAACAAACTGGGCGCGGATATCCTGCGTCTGTGGGTGGCATCCACCGATTACACTGGCGAAATGGCGGTGTCGGACGAGATCCTCAAACGTGCTGCCGACAGCTATCGTCGTATCCGTAACACCGCGCGCTTCCTGCTGGCGAACCTCAACGGTTTTGATCCACTTAAAGACATGGTGAAGCCGGAAGAGATGGTGGTGCTGGACCGCTGGGCGGTAGGCTGCGCGAAAGCGGCTCAGAATGATATCCTGAAGGCCTATGAATCGTACGACTTCCATGAAGTGGTACAGCGCCTGATGCGTTTCTGTTCTGTCGAAATGGGGTCGTTCTACCTCGACATCATTAAAGACCGCCAGTACACCGCCAAAGCGGACAGCGTAGCGCGTCGTAGCTGCCAGACGGCGCTGTACCACATCGCAGAAGCGCTGGTTCGCTGGATGGCGCCGATCATGTCCTTCACCGCCGATGAAATCTGGGGTTACCTGCCGGGCGAGCGTGAGAAGTATGTCTTCACCGGCGAGTGGTACGAAGGTCTGTTCGATCTCTCCAGCACCGAAGCGATGAACGATGCCTTCTGGGACGAACTGCTGAAAGTGCGTGGCGAAGTGAACAAGGTTATCGAGCAGGCGCGCGCAGACAAAAAAGTCGGTGGTTCTCTGGAAGCGGCAGTAACCCTGTACGCCGAACCGGAGCTGGCGGCGAAGCTGACGGCGCTGGGCGAGGAATTGCGATTTGTCCTGTTGACCTCGGGAGCGAAAGTTGCGGATTATGCTGACGCGTCTGCAGATGCCCAGCAGAGCGAACTGCTCAAAGGGCTTAAGATCGCGCTCAGCAAAGCCGAAGGTGATAAATGCCCGCGTTGCTGGCACTACACGACGGATGTCGGCCAGGTGGCGGAACACGCAGAGATCTGCGGACGCTGTATCAGCAATATCGCCGGTAACGGCGAAAAACGTAAGTTTGCCTGA
- the lspA gene encoding signal peptidase II: MPNSLCSTGLRWLWLVAAVLIIDLGSKYLILQNFALGDTVPLFPSLNLHYARNYGAAFSFLADSGGWQRWFFAGIAIGICVILAVLMYRSKATQKLNNIAYALIIGGALGNLFDRLWHGFVVDMIDFYVGDWHFATFNLADTAICIGAALIVLEGFLPKPAAKEQA, encoded by the coding sequence ATGCCTAACTCTCTCTGTTCAACAGGTCTGCGCTGGCTGTGGCTGGTAGCGGCGGTGCTGATTATCGATCTGGGCAGCAAGTACCTGATCCTCCAGAACTTCGCTCTGGGGGATACGGTTCCGCTGTTCCCGTCGCTTAACCTGCACTATGCCCGTAACTACGGTGCGGCGTTTAGTTTCCTTGCTGATAGCGGTGGCTGGCAGCGCTGGTTCTTCGCGGGTATCGCCATCGGTATCTGCGTCATACTGGCCGTGCTGATGTACCGTTCGAAGGCGACGCAAAAGCTGAATAACATCGCCTATGCGCTGATCATCGGCGGCGCGTTAGGTAATCTGTTCGATCGTCTGTGGCACGGCTTTGTCGTCGATATGATCGACTTCTACGTCGGCGACTGGCATTTCGCGACCTTTAACCTGGCCGATACCGCCATTTGCATCGGTGCGGCGTTAATCGTGCTGGAAGGCTTTTTACCCAAACCGGCCGCGAAAGAGCAGGCGTAA
- the ribF gene encoding bifunctional riboflavin kinase/FAD synthetase — protein sequence MKLIRGIHNLSKAPHGCVLTIGNFDGVHRGHQALLQGLRKEGEARGLPVVVMIFEPQPLELFAGDKSPARLTRLREKLRYLADSGVDYVLCVRFDRRFAALTAQNFVSDLLVKRLRVQFLAVGDDFRFGAGRQGDFLLLQKAGLEYGFDITSAMTFCEGGVRVSSTAVRQALANDDLDTAETLLGHPFTLSGRVVHGDALGRTIGFPTANIPLRRQVSPVKGVYAVEVAMSGDKTFYGVANIGTRPTVAGVRQQLEVHLLDVVMDLYGRHIDVILRKKIRNEQRFASLDELKAQIARDELTAREFFGL from the coding sequence ATGAAGCTGATACGCGGCATACATAATCTCAGCAAAGCCCCACACGGGTGCGTGCTGACCATTGGTAATTTTGACGGCGTGCATCGTGGTCACCAGGCGCTGTTGCAGGGGTTGCGTAAAGAAGGAGAGGCGCGTGGCCTGCCCGTTGTGGTGATGATTTTCGAGCCGCAGCCGCTGGAGCTTTTCGCAGGCGATAAATCGCCTGCCCGACTCACGCGTCTGCGCGAAAAGCTTCGCTATTTGGCGGATTCCGGCGTGGATTACGTCCTGTGCGTGCGCTTCGACAGGCGCTTTGCCGCGCTGACAGCACAAAATTTCGTCAGTGACCTGCTGGTAAAGCGTCTTCGCGTGCAGTTTCTCGCCGTAGGGGATGATTTCCGCTTTGGCGCTGGTCGTCAGGGCGATTTCTTGCTATTACAGAAGGCTGGCCTTGAGTACGGCTTTGACATCACCAGCGCGATGACCTTCTGTGAGGGCGGCGTTCGCGTCAGTAGCACGGCGGTTCGCCAGGCGCTGGCTAATGATGACCTGGACACCGCCGAAACGCTGCTCGGGCATCCGTTTACCCTTTCAGGCCGTGTGGTCCATGGTGATGCGCTGGGCCGCACCATCGGTTTCCCGACGGCGAATATCCCGCTGCGTCGTCAGGTCTCCCCGGTTAAAGGGGTCTATGCGGTGGAAGTGGCTATGTCGGGCGACAAAACCTTTTATGGCGTCGCCAACATTGGCACACGTCCAACGGTCGCTGGCGTGCGACAGCAGCTTGAAGTGCATCTGCTGGACGTTGTAATGGACCTTTATGGTCGCCATATAGATGTAATACTGCGTAAAAAGATACGCAATGAACAGCGATTCGCTTCGCTGGATGAGCTTAAAGCGCAAATCGCGCGAGATGAATTAACGGCCCGCGAGTTTTTTGGGCTTTGA
- the dapB gene encoding 4-hydroxy-tetrahydrodipicolinate reductase, whose product MHDAQIRVAIAGAGGRMGRQLIQAALQMDGVALGAALEREGSSLLGTDAGELAGAGKTGVSVHGSLEAVKDDFDVLIDFTRPEGTLNHLTFCRQHGKGMVIGTTGFDEAGKLAIQDAANEIAIVFAANFSVGVNVMLKLLEKAAKVMGDYTDIEIVEAHHRYKVDAPSGTALAMGEAIADAMDKNLSDIAIYSREGHTGERVAGTIGFATVRAGDIIGEHTAMFADIGERVEITHKASSRMTFANGAVRSALWLKQKDNGLFDMRDVLDLNNL is encoded by the coding sequence ATGCATGATGCACAGATCCGTGTCGCGATTGCGGGCGCGGGTGGACGTATGGGCCGCCAGCTTATTCAGGCGGCACTGCAGATGGATGGTGTTGCGCTGGGCGCGGCGCTAGAGCGTGAAGGTTCATCACTCCTGGGAACCGATGCAGGTGAACTGGCTGGCGCGGGTAAAACAGGCGTCAGCGTGCACGGTAGCCTGGAGGCGGTAAAAGACGACTTTGATGTCTTGATCGATTTTACGCGCCCGGAAGGCACGCTGAACCATCTGACCTTTTGCCGCCAGCACGGCAAAGGCATGGTTATTGGCACCACCGGTTTTGATGAGGCCGGTAAGCTTGCCATTCAGGATGCGGCAAACGAGATTGCGATTGTCTTTGCCGCCAACTTCAGCGTCGGCGTCAACGTGATGCTGAAACTGCTGGAGAAAGCGGCAAAGGTGATGGGCGACTATACCGACATCGAAATTGTCGAAGCGCACCACCGCTACAAGGTTGATGCGCCATCAGGCACCGCGCTGGCGATGGGCGAAGCGATTGCAGATGCAATGGATAAAAATTTAAGCGATATCGCGATCTACTCTCGTGAAGGGCATACGGGCGAGCGCGTTGCGGGCACAATCGGTTTTGCAACGGTGCGTGCAGGGGATATCATCGGCGAACACACGGCGATGTTCGCCGATATTGGGGAACGCGTCGAGATTACGCATAAAGCGTCCAGCCGAATGACATTTGCCAACGGTGCGGTACGTTCAGCTTTGTGGCTGAAACAGAAGGATAATGGTCTTTTTGATATGCGAGATGTGCTAGATCTTAATAATTTGTGA
- the rpsT gene encoding 30S ribosomal protein S20, translating into MANIKSAKKRAVQSEKARKHNASRRSMMRTFIKKVYAAIEAGDKAAAQNAFNEMQPIVDRQAAKGLIHKNKAARHKANLTAQIGKLA; encoded by the coding sequence TTGGCTAATATCAAATCAGCTAAGAAACGTGCCGTTCAGTCTGAAAAGGCTCGTAAGCACAACGCAAGCCGTCGCTCTATGATGCGTACTTTCATCAAGAAAGTATACGCAGCAATCGAAGCTGGCGACAAAGCTGCAGCACAGAACGCATTTAACGAAATGCAACCAATCGTGGATCGTCAGGCTGCTAAAGGTCTGATCCACAAAAACAAAGCAGCGCGTCATAAAGCAAACCTGACCGCGCAGATCGGCAAACTGGCTTAA
- the fkpB gene encoding FKBP-type peptidyl-prolyl cis-trans isomerase, with protein sequence MSKSVQSNSAILVHFTLKLDDGSTAESTRNNGKPALFRLGDTSLSEGLEQQLLGLKEGEKKAFSLEPDAAFGVPSPDLVQYFSRREFMDAGEPEIGAIMLFTAMDGSEMPGVIREISGDSITVDFNHPLAGRTVHFDIEVLEIDPALEA encoded by the coding sequence ATGTCTAAATCCGTACAGAGCAACAGCGCGATCCTCGTTCACTTCACGCTGAAACTGGATGATGGCTCCACGGCAGAATCCACCCGCAACAACGGCAAACCTGCCCTGTTTCGTCTTGGCGATACCTCCCTGTCCGAAGGTCTTGAGCAGCAGTTGCTGGGGCTGAAAGAGGGTGAGAAAAAGGCGTTTTCGCTGGAGCCGGATGCGGCGTTTGGCGTGCCAAGTCCCGACCTTGTCCAGTATTTTTCGCGTCGCGAGTTTATGGATGCGGGCGAACCGGAAATCGGGGCAATTATGCTCTTTACCGCTATGGATGGCAGCGAAATGCCTGGCGTGATCCGTGAAATCAGCGGTGACTCTATTACCGTTGACTTCAACCATCCGCTGGCCGGGCGCACCGTCCATTTTGATATTGAAGTGCTGGAGATAGACCCAGCGCTGGAGGCTTAA
- the ispH gene encoding 4-hydroxy-3-methylbut-2-enyl diphosphate reductase: protein MQILLANPRGFCAGVDRAISIVENALEIYGAPIYVRHEVVHNRYVVDSLRERGAIFIEQISEVPDGAILIFSAHGVSQAVRNEAKSRDLTVFDATCPLVTKVHMEVARASRRGEESILIGHAGHPEVEGTMGQYSNPAGGMYLVESPEDVFTLDVKNEGRLSFMTQTTLSVDDTSDVIDALRQRFPKIVGPRKDDICYATTNRQEAVRALAEQADVVLVVGSKNSSNSNRLAELAQRMGKAAFLIDDSTDIQEAWVKNVACVGVTAGASAPDILVQNVIVRLQELGGGEAVPLEGREENIVFEVPKELRIDAREVE, encoded by the coding sequence ATGCAGATCCTGTTGGCTAACCCGCGCGGTTTTTGCGCTGGTGTAGACCGCGCTATCAGCATTGTTGAAAACGCGCTGGAGATTTACGGCGCACCGATTTACGTGCGTCACGAAGTGGTGCATAACCGCTACGTGGTCGATAGCCTGCGTGAGCGTGGCGCCATCTTTATTGAGCAAATCAGTGAAGTGCCTGACGGCGCGATCCTGATTTTCTCCGCGCATGGCGTTTCTCAGGCGGTACGTAACGAAGCGAAAAGTCGCGATTTGACCGTGTTCGACGCCACCTGTCCGTTAGTGACCAAAGTGCATATGGAAGTGGCGCGCGCCAGTCGTCGTGGCGAAGAGTCGATCCTGATTGGCCATGCAGGTCATCCTGAAGTGGAAGGCACCATGGGGCAGTACAGCAACCCGGCAGGGGGGATGTACCTGGTCGAATCGCCGGAAGATGTCTTTACGCTGGACGTGAAAAACGAAGGGCGTCTGTCGTTTATGACCCAGACCACGCTCTCCGTAGATGACACGTCAGACGTGATTGACGCCCTGCGCCAGCGCTTCCCGAAAATCGTCGGCCCGCGTAAAGATGATATCTGCTACGCCACCACCAACCGTCAGGAAGCCGTGCGTGCACTGGCTGAACAGGCGGACGTGGTGCTGGTTGTCGGCTCCAAAAACTCCTCTAACTCCAACCGTTTGGCCGAGCTGGCGCAGCGTATGGGGAAAGCGGCGTTCCTGATTGACGATTCGACGGATATACAGGAAGCGTGGGTCAAAAATGTGGCCTGCGTCGGCGTTACCGCGGGTGCTTCCGCACCGGATATTCTGGTGCAGAACGTGATTGTACGTCTGCAGGAGCTGGGCGGTGGCGAGGCGGTACCGCTGGAAGGGCGTGAAGAGAACATCGTCTTTGAAGTGCCGAAAGAACTGCGTATTGACGCCCGGGAAGTGGAATAA
- the nhaA gene encoding Na+/H+ antiporter NhaA: MKHLHRFFSSDASGGIILIIAAALAMVMANSDFTRAAYHALLETPVQLRVGALEINKNMLLWVNDALMAVFFLMIGLEVKRELMQGSLASLRQAAFPVIAAIGGMAVPALLFLAFNYTDPVTRAGWAIPAATDIAFALGVLALLGSRVPVALKVFLMALAIIDDLGAIVIIALFYTRDLSVVSLGVAACAIAALGLLNLCGVRRTGVYILVGAVLWTAVLKSGVHATLAGVIVGFFIPLKEKHGRSPAKRLEHVLHPWVAYMILPLFAFANAGVSLKGITLDGLTSILPLGIIAGLFIGKPLGISLFCWLALKLKLASLPYGTTFKQIMAVGVLCGIGFTMSIFISTLAFGAHAPELIVWAKLGILIGSLLAAVVGYTLLKVKLSGQVVQA, encoded by the coding sequence ATGAAACATCTGCATCGTTTTTTTAGTAGTGATGCCTCGGGAGGCATCATTCTCATCATCGCTGCTGCACTCGCCATGGTCATGGCTAACAGCGATTTTACCCGTGCCGCGTATCATGCTCTTCTGGAAACGCCTGTTCAGCTTCGGGTGGGGGCGCTTGAGATCAATAAAAACATGCTGTTATGGGTGAATGATGCCCTCATGGCGGTGTTTTTTCTGATGATTGGGCTGGAGGTAAAACGTGAGCTGATGCAAGGATCTCTCGCCAGTTTACGTCAGGCGGCGTTTCCGGTCATTGCCGCTATCGGTGGGATGGCCGTCCCGGCGTTGCTGTTCCTGGCATTTAACTATACCGACCCCGTTACCCGCGCAGGATGGGCCATACCGGCGGCGACGGATATTGCCTTTGCATTAGGCGTATTGGCACTTTTAGGAAGCCGTGTGCCGGTAGCGCTGAAGGTTTTCCTGATGGCGCTGGCAATTATTGATGACCTCGGAGCAATAGTGATCATCGCCCTGTTTTATACCCGCGATCTATCAGTGGTATCGTTGGGCGTGGCCGCCTGCGCTATTGCGGCTCTGGGGCTGCTTAATCTGTGCGGTGTCCGACGTACCGGGGTTTATATTCTGGTGGGCGCGGTTCTCTGGACTGCTGTATTGAAATCCGGGGTGCATGCTACGCTGGCGGGCGTTATCGTAGGTTTCTTTATTCCGCTTAAGGAGAAGCATGGCCGCTCGCCGGCGAAACGTCTTGAGCATGTTTTACACCCCTGGGTTGCGTATATGATCCTGCCCTTATTTGCGTTTGCCAACGCGGGCGTTTCGCTGAAAGGGATTACGCTGGACGGGCTGACGTCGATCCTCCCGCTGGGCATCATTGCAGGACTGTTTATCGGCAAGCCGCTGGGGATTAGCCTTTTCTGCTGGCTGGCGCTGAAGCTGAAACTGGCATCATTGCCATATGGCACTACATTTAAGCAGATTATGGCGGTGGGCGTGCTGTGCGGAATTGGATTTACAATGTCAATCTTCATCTCGACGCTGGCGTTTGGCGCACACGCGCCTGAACTCATCGTTTGGGCTAAACTCGGCATTCTTATCGGTTCATTGCTGGCCGCGGTAGTGGGTTACACCTTATTGAAGGTGAAATTGTCCGGACAGGTCGTCCAGGCATAG